The nucleotide sequence TCACCCGTCGCCGCCCAGACCACGGTCCTCGACCAGAGCGAGTCCCTCGCGCAGACCGCGAACCTCGCACTCGCCGCCCCGTTCGCCGCGGCCCTCGCGGCCGCCGCGGTGCCCGCGCGGCCGGCCTTCCCCGCCCCGGGCCAGGCGGTCAGCGGGTCGACGACCTTCGTCGACTGGGTGACCGGGAACTTCCAGCCCAACGACACCTACGCCCGGTACGGCATCTGGGGCACCGACATCGGCACCATGTGGGATAACGGCATCGCCGACGACCCCACCACCCCGATCAACGAGCACCAGATCCTCATGGCGTTCGGCGACACCTTCGGCGGGCCGAACATGACGGGCACCTGGCGGCTCAACACGCTGTTCCGCAGCTCCGACCTCGCCCTCGCCGACGGGCTCAGCGTCCCGAACGGACAGTGGTTGAACGGCAACATGTTCGGCGGCTCGCCGCTGTGGGAGCCGACCTACGCACGGCAGATCATCCTCCCCGAGCGGCTGCCGGCGGGCCTGCCGGCAGGCGTCACGCTGATCCCGACCGCCGGCATCTCGGTGCCCACCCCCGGCACCCAGTTCGGTGCCACCCAGTACCTCAGCTTCATGTCGGTCAAGCAGTGGGGCGCGGCCGGCCAGTGGACCACCAACTACTCGGCCATCGCCTACTCCACCGACAACGGTGAGAACTGGTACGTCGCACCGTCATCGGTGCGGATGAACGACCCGTGGAGCGGCAACGCCAACTTCCAGCAGGCGGCGTTCGTCCGCCCCGGCGACGGCTACGTCTACTCCTACGGCACCCCGAACGGCCGGCAGGGCGCGGCCTACCTGTCCCGGGTGGCGGAGAAGGACATCCTCGACGTCTCGAAGTACGAGTACTACAGCAAGGGCACCGCCGGCGGCTGGTTCGGCTGGGGCGCCACCCCCGCCGGCTGGTACAAGGGTCAGCCCGCGAAGGCGACCGCCGTGTTCGGCGGCACCGAGCAGGGCGCGTGCGGTTCGGTCAAGGCCGGTAGCCAGGTCAGCGAGTTCTCCGTGCAGTACAACAAGACCCTCAACAAGTACGTGACGCTGTACGGCGATCAGTTCAACAACATCGTGATGCGCACGTCGGACACCCCGCAGGGCACGTGGTCGGACGCCAAGGTGCTGATGGCTCAGCAGCCGGGCGGCATCTACGCGCCGATGATGCACCCGTGGTCGCCGTCGACGATGGGCACCGGCACCGACCTGTACTGGAACCTGTCGCTGTGGTCGGAGTACAACGTCATGCTGATGAAGACCGACCTGACGAAGGTGTAGGCGCACCGTGTTTCGTCGGCGCACCGTGTTTCGTCGGCGCACCGTGTTTCGTCGGCGCACCGAGTTTCGTCGGCGCACCGAGTCCCACTGGTCCGCCGTGCTGGTCGCCGCCGCCACGGCCCTGCTGACCGGCTCCGCGGTGGTGGTGCTGAACGGCCCCGCCGTCGCGACCGCCGCACCCGACGCCGCGGCCTGCTCGGACGTCACCGACGGCGCGCTGACGTGGCCGGTGGCCGCCGCAGCGCCGCAGCGCTGCACCGCAGGCCGCTGGCAGCCGGTCACCGATCCGTACCCGTTCAGCGACCGCTGGGTGAGCCCCGGCCCGTCGATGGCACTGCGCGGCGGCGCCCGACCGAATCCGGCCATCGAGCCGGGCACGTGGACGGCCACGCCCCTCGATCCCGCCGCACGGTGCCGCGCCGAACAGGTGTCGGTGACCTACGGCAAGGTCGACGGACCGCCGCGGGTCGACGAGAGCGCTCCCGGCCGCCCGCTGACGTTCGACGTCATCCCGCGGCTGTTCGAGATCGACATGAGCGGGACGTGCCTGTGGCAGAAGGTCGGCGACTGACCGTCGCTCAGCGCCGCGCCATCGCGCGTTCCAGTTCGGTGGCGATGTCGAGCCACGTCCGCCGCACGATGTCCGACGCCGGGAGCAGATCGACGATGCGCGACGACACCTGGCCCGTGTTGGCGACGCTCGCCTCCACGTCGCCACCGAAGTACAGCTCGTCGATGCGGCCCAGCAGCGCCGCGTGCTGATCACCGGCGACCACGCGCGCCGCCAGCCCGGTGTGCAGGACCCGCATCGTCGGGTTCCCGGGCACCTCGAGCAGCACCGTGCCCGCGTCGTCGGCCGCCAGGATCGCCGCCTTGAAGTCTGCATGCACGGCGGCCTCGACGCTGGCCAGCATCCGCGTGCCCATCTGCACGCCCTCCGCGCCGAGCACCAGAGCGGCTGCGGCCGAACGGGAGTCGCACATGCCACCGGCGGCGATGATCGGCAGGTCCACGTGGTCGGCGATCAGCGGCAGCAGCACCATGGTCGACGCCCCCTGCGCCGACTTGAAGCCGCCGCCCTCGACGCCCTCCACCACGAGCGCGTCCACGCCGGCGTCGGCGGCCTTGCGGGCCGCCTTGAGTGAGCCCACGACGTGCACCACCGTCATCCCGGCGTCGTGCAGTCGCCCGGTGAACAGCGCGGGGTCCCCTGCCGACGTGAACACGTGGCGTACCTCGGCGTCGGCGAGCACGTCGACGATGGACGGGTCACGCTTCCACCCCTGGATCATCAGGTTGGCGGCCACCGGCTGATCGGTCAGATCGCGGACCCGGACCAGGTCGGCGCGACCCTCGGGCGTCAGCGTCTCGAGCATCCCCAGACCGCCGGCTTCCGACACCGCGGCGGCCAGCTCGGCGCGGGCGATGTAGGTCATGGGCGCCTGCACCACGGGGAAGCGCACACCGAGCAGTGTCTGAATCCGATTGGGCACGAACGTCACTCCGCGAACGACATGGACGTCGCGGAGCATCCGGTCACGTCCCGGCCGCGCGGGAAGTCGGCCGGGTCGGCGCCGGCGATCGGCGTCCGCTGGTAGAAGGCGCGGCGTGCGTCGGCCGAGCAGTCGAAGTTGCGATTCAGCACGCGGAACGTCGCGGGCTCGGCGCCGTCGATCACCTCGCCCATCCAGTACACGTGCCGCGCGTCGGCGGCGAACGAGCCCTCCCGCACCGCGAACGTCGCGCGGTCGACATCGGCGATGCGCCGGGTGAAGTAGAAGGCGCTGCGATCGTCGACGGCGTAGGCGCCCTCGAGGACCCGGAAGGTGGCCGGGTCGGCACCGTCGATCGGTTCGCCGTTGACGTGCACCGTGCGGGCGTCCTTGGTGAACAGGTAGTGGTCCTCGACGGAGATGATCGCGAAGTTCCGGGGATCGTCGGACAGCACCCGGCCGTCGCTCCAGTAGACCGCTCCGCCGTCCCTGCTCAGGTCACCGTCGAGGAGTTCGAAGTGCGCGGGGTCGTCGCTGAGCACCTCGCCCCAGCGGTAGACGTGCCGGGCGTCCTTGGCGTACGGCGGGCGGTCGAGGACCTCGAACGTGCCGGGGTCGGCGTCGGCGATCTGCTTGCCATCGACGTAGACGCGCGCCCCGTCACGGGCGTAGCCGCGGTCGAGCGGATCGAACGAGCCGGGGTCGGCGCCCTCGATTTCGACGGCCTTGCCGGGAAAGGCGTTGAGATAGTACACCTTGTCGCCCCGCACGTGGTAGCCGGCGTCCTCGAACATCGAATTCGGCGGGTCGTCGCGACTGCAGGCGGGCAGGACCAGCAGTGCCGCCAGGCACAGCCCCGCGATCACCCGTCCCCGCATGTCACAACCGTAGCGGTCGCGACGGACGGGCGGATCGGTCTCAGCGACGCAGCATGCTGGGGAACGGCAGGGCGGCCTCGGCGGCCTCGATCCGGCGGCCGTCCACCACGAAGCACAGCAGGCTGGCGCTGAAGCTCAGCAGCGCGGCGACCATCGCGAGCGTCGCAAAGCCGACCGAGCCCATGCCGAAGGCGGCGATTCCCATCACGAACGCGATCACCGCGCCGAACATCAGCAGCAGACCGGTGGAGGACATGAACTCGCTCACCGGGCCGTCGGTCACGTCGGCGTCGCCGGGCTTCCTCACAGTGTCGGTCCTCTCGCTCGTTGGGGCGAGAGCTTGATACCCATGGCCCGAAAGCGCGAAACGCGCTTTCGGCAAACTCGAGCCGACGACTCGGCCGACTACATGGGGAGGCGACGGTTGATGACCACCGCCGAGACGGCGGCCACGGCCAGCACCAGGGCCCCCAGGCGCAGCCACCCGCTGCTGGCGTCGCCGCGCACCGTCTCGTAGCCGATCTGGTCCTGCAGCGAGCGGTACACCTGGTTGAGTTCGGCGAGGTCCTCGGCACGGTAGAAGGTGCCGCCGGACAGGTTGGCGACCTCCTTCATCGTGGAGTCGTCCACCGGCACGTCGACCGACGAGCCGTCGACCTCGACCTTGCCGTCGGGCGTGCCGAACGCGATGGTGCTGATCGGGATGCCCTGGTCCTTCGCTGCCCGCGCCGCGGTGAAGGCGCCGCGCGGGTTGTTCGGGTTGTTCGGGGTGGTCTCCTTGCCGTCGGAGAACAGCACGATGCGCGCCGGCGGCGGCCCCTCACCGCCGCCGATCACCGCGCCGACGGTGGAGATCGCCTGCAGCGCGGCGAAGATCGCCTCGCCGGTCGCGGTGCGCTCGGCCACCTGCATCTTGTCGATCGCGACCTTGGTGGCGTCGTGGTTGGTGGTCGGCGAACTCAGCATCGTGGGGTTGGCGGCGTAGGAGATGAGCCCGAGGTTGACGCCGGGGGTCA is from Mycolicibacterium grossiae and encodes:
- a CDS encoding DUF4185 domain-containing protein translates to MGAAHYIGRVGGLAVALGVGTAVVTGHGVAYADDGGSDSSSASGSSANSSTSTGTTNSGTTSGTTTGTTTSGTTTGNTTSGTTTSGTTTSGTTSSGTASGTKDTDSTDGAKDAGGTKPAEPGTVSAQTNTGSSGSTKAAEPSPATEPTVPTAPMEPTAPTEPTEPTAPTASPEPTTPPTPAVNSGGSDTKATDGGATASKAPTTATAPTTAVKDAKDVRDATNAGGAKTARTLAATTTNDTLTSAAISSGAVSSAAVSSAAVSSAAVIAPSPTPAAPAALTPAQTIGSLVTGVASVVSNVIGWVMGPLAGSAPAAPAEPPLAWTLLAFARREIDQFVATVNGALGLTSPVAAQTTVLDQSESLAQTANLALAAPFAAALAAAAVPARPAFPAPGQAVSGSTTFVDWVTGNFQPNDTYARYGIWGTDIGTMWDNGIADDPTTPINEHQILMAFGDTFGGPNMTGTWRLNTLFRSSDLALADGLSVPNGQWLNGNMFGGSPLWEPTYARQIILPERLPAGLPAGVTLIPTAGISVPTPGTQFGATQYLSFMSVKQWGAAGQWTTNYSAIAYSTDNGENWYVAPSSVRMNDPWSGNANFQQAAFVRPGDGYVYSYGTPNGRQGAAYLSRVAEKDILDVSKYEYYSKGTAGGWFGWGATPAGWYKGQPAKATAVFGGTEQGACGSVKAGSQVSEFSVQYNKTLNKYVTLYGDQFNNIVMRTSDTPQGTWSDAKVLMAQQPGGIYAPMMHPWSPSTMGTGTDLYWNLSLWSEYNVMLMKTDLTKV
- a CDS encoding NAD(P)H-dependent flavin oxidoreductase, which produces MPNRIQTLLGVRFPVVQAPMTYIARAELAAAVSEAGGLGMLETLTPEGRADLVRVRDLTDQPVAANLMIQGWKRDPSIVDVLADAEVRHVFTSAGDPALFTGRLHDAGMTVVHVVGSLKAARKAADAGVDALVVEGVEGGGFKSAQGASTMVLLPLIADHVDLPIIAAGGMCDSRSAAAALVLGAEGVQMGTRMLASVEAAVHADFKAAILAADDAGTVLLEVPGNPTMRVLHTGLAARVVAGDQHAALLGRIDELYFGGDVEASVANTGQVSSRIVDLLPASDIVRRTWLDIATELERAMARR
- a CDS encoding DKNYY domain-containing protein; this encodes MRGRVIAGLCLAALLVLPACSRDDPPNSMFEDAGYHVRGDKVYYLNAFPGKAVEIEGADPGSFDPLDRGYARDGARVYVDGKQIADADPGTFEVLDRPPYAKDARHVYRWGEVLSDDPAHFELLDGDLSRDGGAVYWSDGRVLSDDPRNFAIISVEDHYLFTKDARTVHVNGEPIDGADPATFRVLEGAYAVDDRSAFYFTRRIADVDRATFAVREGSFAADARHVYWMGEVIDGAEPATFRVLNRNFDCSADARRAFYQRTPIAGADPADFPRGRDVTGCSATSMSFAE
- a CDS encoding VWA domain-containing protein; its protein translation is MNLPVLGELPLSGFAHVWFFLFLVVVAGLVVLYFAIQRSRARRLARFADSSMMGSVAPKPQSRWRHLPPALVAVALVLFTVAMAGPSLDRKIPRNRAVVMLVMDVSTSMNAKDVPPTRMQAAQTAAKQFADELTPGVNLGLISYAANPTMLSSPTTNHDATKVAIDKMQVAERTATGEAIFAALQAISTVGAVIGGGEGPPPARIVLFSDGKETTPNNPNNPRGAFTAARAAKDQGIPISTIAFGTPDGKVEVDGSSVDVPVDDSTMKEVANLSGGTFYRAEDLAELNQVYRSLQDQIGYETVRGDASSGWLRLGALVLAVAAVSAVVINRRLPM